Proteins from one Fragaria vesca subsp. vesca linkage group LG6, FraVesHawaii_1.0, whole genome shotgun sequence genomic window:
- the LOC101304696 gene encoding putative F-box protein At3g16820-like, which produces MVNCDGQSNHALADDEDLVFEILTRLPVKSLMRFRSVSRPWRALISQSHFIKKHQSHANSGIAKNSSSRVIFLTNPPTFIRLEDLESLSSDGLDLVTPTKLALPVILVGVPLIECEHSFTSFADQTTVQVFALKWDSWNFHEWCGDINTLKGQGHFLNGALHWLEFESLEFQGGSRIMSFHLGEEKFEEIPTPFDGEVIRGAPGGFNGFMTFKNRLCVYSGAFFPSPFTIRMLEKYEDKESWVEILNVDSNVVLDFGDKILYLKPLCILESGEILVDNVEEGHGSVLALYNPDERTSRDLVHNHKHLYFDTIICEETLVSPVIGSGGDNDAAPATL; this is translated from the exons ATGGTGAACTGCGATGGCCAGTCTAACCATGCTCTTGCTGATGATGAAGATCTCGTTTTTGAAATCCTCACAAGGCTACCTGTTAAGTCTTTGATGCGATTTCGTAGCGTAAGCAGACCTTGGCGTGCTTTGATCTCCCAGTCTCACTTCATTAAGAAGCACCAGAGCCACGCAAACAGTGGCATCGCCAAGAACAGCAGCTCCAGGGTTATTTTCCTGACGAATCCTCCCACCTTCATACGATTGGAAGATTTGGAGAGTCTCAGTAGTGATGGTCTAGATCTTGTTACTCCTACAAAGCTTGCACTGCCG GTAATACTGGTCGGTGTTCCTTTGATTGAATGCGAACACAGCTTTACCTCCTTCGCCGATCAGACCACCGTTCAGGTTTTTGCCCTAAAATGGGATTCTTGGAATTTTCATGAATGGTGCGGGGATATTAACACCTTGAAAGGGCAGGGGCACTTCTTAAACGGAGCTCTGCATTGGTTGGAGTTCGAGTCATTGGAGTTTCAAGGGGGCTCGAGAATCATGTCATTTCATTTAGGTGAGGAGAAGTTCGAAGAGATTCCAACACCCTTCGATGGTGAAGTTATTAGAGGAGCACCGGGTGGTTTTAATGGGTTCATGACGTTCAAGAATCGCCTATGTGTGTATTCTGGTGCGTTTTTCCCCTCTCCATTTACTATACGCATGCTGGAGAAGTATGAGGATAAGGAATCCTGGGTAGAGATTTTAAACGTAGATTCAAATGTTGTTCTTGACTTTGGTGATAAAATACTTTACTTGAAGCCTCTGTGCATTCTGGAAAGTGGTGAAATTTTGGTGGATAATGTAGAAGAAGGCCATGGATCTGTGTTGGCATTGTATAATCCTGACGAAAGAACATCCAGGGATCTTGTTCATAACCATAAGCATTTGTATTTTGACACCATTATCTGTGAAGAAACTTTAGTTTCACCAGTAATCGGCAGTGGCGGAGACAACGATGCTGCACCAGCAACTTTGTGA